The DNA segment GCTCGCTACGACCGTGCTGCTCAAGGTAGTCGGCGAGCCGGAATACGGGAGCTACCCCGGCAAGTGGAGCGTCTGCGGACATCCGACTGCTGGGAGGTTGGCGTCGGGGTCGTGGAGCAGTTCGGCGCAGTGGGGCCCGTTTGCCGTGGACTGGGCGAGCTAGCTCGGCGAACGCCGCTTCAGCCCAATCCTCGGTGAGTTCGTCGTAATCGTGGTCGTCGAGGTAGTCGGCGGCAGCATCGATCAGGAAACCCTGGGGAAGGTGTAGCCCGACACCGAGACGCCGTGCGTCCATGGCCGCTGCCAACAGCGCCCTGACGGGTGGCGTGCCGTTCTCGTAGCATCGCAGGAGCTCGGGAGCACCGGCGAGGTTTTGGGTCACTCGCCCGTCGTCACTGGCATGCTTCAGGGCCTGGGCTAGCAGCCCATCGCCGGTCTCGGCCAGTGTGGCTGCTGCGAGTAGCGCCTCTTGGTCGAACGCTTCCGCGACCGTAACGGTCCGACCGGCGAGGAGTTCCCGTGTGCGACTGTGTGGGTCGACCTCGTTCGGGCGCGGTAGGTCTGTGTACTGCATGGCGTACTCGGGCCACAGCGTTCCGAGTACCAGGACTGGTCCGCGTGCGGGTTCGGTCAGCAGGCCATGCACGGCCGCCGCGATTTGCTCACCTACTCGAGGGTCGCCTAGGTAGTGCTGAGCTTCGTTGAGCCAGACGACTGTCCGTGGTAGCACGTGCCGTAGATCCGCGAGGGCGGCGTGAGCTCTCGTGGGGTCGAAGGGGTGCCACAGCCGCCACCCCTCTGCGGCCAGTGGCTGGACGGCTTCCCAGCAGGCCCGTGTCTTACCGGTGGAGGACGACCCGATGAGCATCAGCATTCGGCTCTTGCCTTTACTGACGTGCCGCACGGCCTCCGCGAGAACAAGATCGTGGGCCCGAGACACGTAGCCGGACAACTCCATGCTCAATGTGGGACCAGCGGGGTGCACCTCCAGATCGTGCGGGTGCCACTCGCCGATCGGCCTGCCAGGGCCGCTATCCAACGTTGCCGCAGGCTTGGCTTCGCCGGCAGCCATCCGCCTGAGTGCCAGCATCTCGTCCATCGGCAGCCGCAGGGTCCGCGCCAGGGCTGCAACCGTCGCCGCCGACGGTACCGGGCTGTCGTTCTGGAAGGCTTCTGACACGGTCGTCCGGCTGAGCTTCGCCCCAGCGGCAAGATCTGTCTTGGTCAGGCGGGAACGGGCAAGTGCATCGGTCAACCTCTCGCGCAACTCGGAAAGCGCTGCCGCAGGTTGCACCCGCTTCTCGGCCACCCTCTCGGTCCCCCCTGCTTGAGTGTTCACCGGTGTTCATCTTCGTCCGGTCGTACCACAGCGAACACACATTCCGAGAACTTCGGGGTCGTCAACGCCTATCGGATACCTGGAGTCAGCCGTGTCCCACCTCACCGTTGTTCTCTTCGCCATCTCGCTGGTGGTCCTCGTCGCGCTGCTGGCCGCCGCCGGCGCAGGGAAGCTCGCCCGTCTCGACGGTGCCACCTATCCGACCGCGTTGTTGAGGGCCGCTGCCACTTTTGCGGCAGTTCTTACTCTCGCCGCCGCTTTGACGGGCGCGCTCACGCAGGTCCTCTCCTGAGCCGTCACACGCTGCGCCCTAACCCTCTCCCAACCGTTGTTGCGGTGGTGCCATGTGTTCGGAGCTGACGGCAGCCCTGACGGCAACGACGGCACACAGACGCGCATGATCGGCAACCTCGGCAGTCGGAGTTGAAGGCCGTCGGCACTCTCCGTGGGGAGCTGCCCAATCCTACGGATCAGAAGGTTGCAGGTTCGAATCCTGCCGAGTGCACATCAGACCAGAGGCCCGGAGATATCCGGGGCCTCTGGCGTTAATGGCGGATGCTCGCGTTCATGCGGCGGTACCCCGGGACGGCGGCTCAGGAAGCGATGAGGCGGCTGGTGAAGCCGTCGCGGATGAGGGCTTCGTACGCCCCGCGCACATCGGCCGGGACGTCCTGTTCGATGGCGAACCCGCGCCTCGGGTACTCGATCACCCGCTGGAGATCACCGACGAGCATGTCTACGACGAGCTTCTCGTCACCGATGGACTTCACGTAGTCGTCGAGTTCCGACGGCTCCGACGCGCAGAGGATCTCGACGTCGGGCCACAGTTTGCGGGCGGTCGCGTAGGAGCGCCGTTCCATGTAGGGCTTGGAGACCAGCAGCACGGTGGCCGGGGTGATGCCGGCGGCGGCGAGGACCTCACGGGAGAGGGTGATGTTCTGCCCGGTGTTGCCGGCGGACGGTTCGAGGAGGATCGCCTCGGAGGGGACGCCGAGGCCGATGGCGTGTTCGCGGTAGTGGACGGCTTCGCCGCGTGGGAAGACCTTGGCGGTGGTGGGGCTGTTGCCGCCGGTGAAGATCAGGGTCGGGAACAGCCCGGCGCGGTACAGCTCGGCGGCGCGGGTGGCGACGCCGAGGTCGTGACTGCCCAGGCCGATCGCCACGTCGACGGGCCGCGGCGCGTGGCGCATCTGGTGGTACTCCCAGATCAGCGCGGCCCGGTGCCACTGGTCCTCGGTGATGGCCTGCTGGTTGTCGCCCACGCGTCTCTCCCTGTCACCGTCGCCGGGGGCCAGTCCGGCTCTGTCTCGTGGCCTTGATGCCCTCGATCCTGCGCAGTTGGTGCACGAGTCCGTACTGGGCGGCCGTGCGAATGGCTTGATCGAGGACGAGTAGTCCATCACCCCGGCCCGAGCAGTTCCACAAGCTTCCCGGAGCCCGCCATGAGCGACTGCGGGTCGGGGTGGACAGAGGTGTGCTTCGTGTAGGACAGGTCGCTGCGCCCGGCACGCCGAGGCGGCAGGCGTCCACCGCGCCACCGTGTGGGAGAACGTGAGGAGACCTCAGAAACTCGGACCGGCCGCCTGAAGGCGGGCTCCTGACCACGACGGTGTTGCCGCTGAGCCCGGCTTCCAGCGAGCTTTAGCAGGAGCTCAACGCGCGCGCCCCCGGTTCCAGCCGAGGGCGAAGGACCAGCTCACGTCCGGGTCCGAGGTGAAGCGCAGGGAGCCGGTGGCGGCGGTCCGGGGCATCTGGATCTCGTTCATCGCGGGCAGGACCTCGCCCTTCTCGCACCGCAGCGGGAAGGAGACGCCCGCGGACGGCACCTGGGCGGTCAGCCGGCCCGGGCCCTGGCAGTCGATCGCGATCACCAGGGTCCTGCCCGCCTTGATCCCGCCCGGGATCGGGTAGGTGGCGTCGCCCCTGACCGCGGTGCCGGCGGCCAGGATCTCGATGCCGTCCGAGGCGGACAGCGGGACCCGGTGGACGGACGGGGCGGGAGAGGCCGAGGGTGTGTCGGGGGACTCGGCGGGGGCTGGGAGTGTGGTGAGCCGGGCGGGGCGGGGAGGCTGTGCCGTGCTGACCTGAGCCGGTGCAGCCGGCCGTGGCCAGGGTGGCGACGCACACGGAGAAGGCCAGGCGGATGGATCGTCTGGTCATTGCCATCGGATGTTCGGCACCCCCGGTGCGTCCTTTCACCATCTCTCCCTCTGAGAGGCGGCGTGTGCCACAGAACAGTCACCCCTGTCGATGCGGCCCGGCAGATGAACGCCCTTTGTTTGAGGGAAAGCTGAGGCGTCGGCCCCGCTGTTCCCGGCTCAGGCGATGGCGCGGGCCGCCTTGGGGGATCGGGTCAGGAAGAGGAGGTAGGCGCCGCCTGCGAGGAGGCAGAGGGCCGCGGCCGTCGCCAGGAGGGCCGGGGCGTGCCGGGGGTGGAGGAAGAGGCCCACGGAGAAGCTCAGGAACAGGGAGGCGTTCAGGATCCAGTTGAACGCGGCCCAGGCGTGGGGCTGGGCCGCCGCCGGGACACCCGACCAGATGACCCGGGTGAGGAGGAGGTTGAAGACGCCGTTCCCGATGCCGCCCAGGGCGAAGGCGACGGTGGCGGACCAGAAGGGGAGCCCGAGGCTCGGAAGCCCGATCGCGAGGGCCACCAGCAGATCGGACAGAGGGAGAAGCGCGCGAACGCCGGTGAACCGGCGGGGAGTCACGGCCGCCGCGATCATGGAGGCCACGGCCCAGCAGGCCAACACGACGCCGAGCCCGTGAGCGTCGTAACCCGGTGTCCTGGCCAGCATGAAGGGGCCCGACACGCCCTCCAGGCTGGTGGTGACCAGCATGACGGTCACGCAGAGGAGGCCGAGGGCGCCGAACGCGCCGGGGGCCACCAGGCGGCCGAACCCCGGACCGAACCCCAGGCCGAACCTCGCGGTGGCGCTACGGCCACCCGTCGTGCCGTCGTCCGCCGGAATCCGCGGCGACCAGGCCACGGCCAGCACCAGCAGGAAGGTGAGGGCGTCCAGGGCGAAGGCCGACTTCGCGCCGGACAGGGCCACCACCACGCCGGCCAGCACCATGCCCAGGGCGCCGGCCCCCGCCTTCGCGACGCTCCACCACTTGGCCAGTTCGGCCTGCCGTCCGTCGCTGCGGGCGTGCAGGAGCGAGCGGGAGAACGGCATCGTCAGGGCCTCGCAGGACGCGGCGACGAGAACGCAGGCCAGGACGGCGATCCGGTGGTCCGCCACCGCGGCCGCGACGGCGAACGCCGCCACCTGCCCGATCAGCCCCGCCCGCCACGCCGTCCGCGAGCGGATCCACCCCCGGGAGCTGACGAGCGGGGTCAGCGCCAGGACCGGGATCGTCTGGGCGGCCAGTACGGCGGCGAGGAAGGTCGTCGAACCCGCGCGCACCGCGATCAGCGCGTACGCCACCTGCACCAGCTTGTCCCCGAACTCGGATGCGGCCAGGGCGAGAAGAAGCCCGGCGAGCCCGGCGGGCAGAGCGGCGGAACGGTCTGCCAACGCTGACGCCTCCCACGCTCGCGAAGCCGGCACCCGGAGAGCTGCCAGGGGAGGCTATCCCGCACTCCGACACCACCGCTCCGCAATTTTCCGGCCTCCCGGCCCCGTGCACTGCCGGACGGAGGACCTCGCGGAGCGCCCGGGCCTCGCGGAAGGCACGGACCTCGCGGAACGCACCGGCCTCACAGCCGCCCGTGTGCCCGGTCGCCCGGGCGCACGACCGTCCGCGCGTGGCTGATCGAGCGGGGGTGTGCCCGACGCTCGGGCATGGCCGCGGGCCGCCGGACGCCGGTGTACGCGCTGCCGTGAGCGGTGCGCGTGCCGCCGGCCCCGTCTCCCCCCGGCACTGTCGGACCCACCCCTTACCCTCACGAGTGATGGCACAGACGTGGAGATGCTCCGGGCTTCGCTGGTCCGGCGACGGGCTCGTGCTCGCCTGGGAGGGCGGGCGGGGCAGCGCGCTGGCGTGGGGCAAGCGGGTCGGGTTCGCCGTGCCGGAAGGGGGCG comes from the Streptomyces sp. SUK 48 genome and includes:
- a CDS encoding helix-turn-helix domain-containing protein, which gives rise to MAEKRVQPAAALSELRERLTDALARSRLTKTDLAAGAKLSRTTVSEAFQNDSPVPSAATVAALARTLRLPMDEMLALRRMAAGEAKPAATLDSGPGRPIGEWHPHDLEVHPAGPTLSMELSGYVSRAHDLVLAEAVRHVSKGKSRMLMLIGSSSTGKTRACWEAVQPLAAEGWRLWHPFDPTRAHAALADLRHVLPRTVVWLNEAQHYLGDPRVGEQIAAAVHGLLTEPARGPVLVLGTLWPEYAMQYTDLPRPNEVDPHSRTRELLAGRTVTVAEAFDQEALLAAATLAETGDGLLAQALKHASDDGRVTQNLAGAPELLRCYENGTPPVRALLAAAMDARRLGVGLHLPQGFLIDAAADYLDDHDYDELTEDWAEAAFAELARPVHGKRAPLRRTAPRPRRQPPSSRMSADAPLAGVAPVFRLADYLEQHGRSERERLCPPASFWAAAYTHLTRPADLGNLAKAARSRLRLQWAHHLFQRAADVGDAQALVELAEMRKGAGDARGTEAMYEQAAHIGHPDALMELAKKQDSDGHNEGATALYQRAADAGSIPALLKLAETQREAGDVNTAEALYQKAVNSGYKIALLDLAELRGAAGDVETAKALYEKASDVIDPVSLVRLMDVHIMLAQAQGRVINLDGSDVLYQRAADSGDPIALVYLAKRRLAVADISGAEALYQQIIESGDANALLELAHFRLSAGDVEGAKALFRQAADGGNTTGMLLLATLENVYGDSAEAEAQYRRAADVGDLVAVQLLANARLKLGDAKGAEQLYQSAIDAGDTRAVLELARMREEAGDISGAEALYLEAANAGQSETSLVSRWPYGLDADGTPSAPWR
- a CDS encoding YdcF family protein, which codes for MGDNQQAITEDQWHRAALIWEYHQMRHAPRPVDVAIGLGSHDLGVATRAAELYRAGLFPTLIFTGGNSPTTAKVFPRGEAVHYREHAIGLGVPSEAILLEPSAGNTGQNITLSREVLAAAGITPATVLLVSKPYMERRSYATARKLWPDVEILCASEPSELDDYVKSIGDEKLVVDMLVGDLQRVIEYPRRGFAIEQDVPADVRGAYEALIRDGFTSRLIAS